The Streptomyces sp. 135 sequence CGGCCGGATGCTGCCGCTTGACACCATCCGCCGCCACTGGGAAGCCCTGGACGACCTGCTGCCGCTGGACTGGCTGCCGGACATGCCGCGCCGCGAACTGCGGGCCCTGTTCGACGGCGTACGCCTCGACCCCGGCACCCTGGAGCTGACCGTCCGCCGCGCCTTCCCCACCTTCCGCCGCCCGCTGCCCGCCTTCCACTCCGCCTGGCACGCCATCCGGTACGTCGGCGAGGAACTGACCGGCGAGGAGCGGCTGTCGCGGCTGCTGCGCGAGCTGGGCCGCACGGGCGCCGCCGGTGTGGACGCCGGCCCGTGGCTGCGGCGCTGGATGCCCGAGCGGTACGACGAGGCCGCCCACGCCGGGCCCGCCGCGCGCCCGGCGGCCCCGCCCACCGGCTCCGTCGTGTTCCGCGCCCAGTCCATGACCCGCGGGGGCGCCATCGACCTCTCCGTGTCGACGGTGGTCGACGGCGTGCCCGTCGGCAGGGCGGGGCCCGTCAGGGTCCGCCGCCAGCATCTGCGCACGAAGACCGAGGCGTTGCTCGCCGAGCAGATCGGCGGCGTCCACGGCGTAGACTGGATGCTGGAGTTCGTCGTCCCGGAGGGCCTGATGAGCGAGCCCTTCGAGGAGTGGCAGATCCGCGAACCGGGCGCCGCACGCCCCCGCCCCATGCGCATGGTGCCCGTGGTGGTCCGCCACCTGGACCGCCTGGAGCCGCTCCTCGCCTCCCATCTGGCCGGGCGCCGCTGGGCCACCGTCCGCGCCCGTGGTGAGACCCGCCCCCGGCGTGTGGAGTGCGGACTGCCCTACGGCTACGAGGAGTTCCACGACTGGCTCGACGCCGACGACCAGCTGTGCGCCCTCGCGTACGCCGCGACACCGGCCCCCGACTGGCTCTCCGCGGCGCTCGACACCGGCGTGCCCATCATGCTGTGGCGGCGCCGCGACTGCGGGGTGGGGAATGGCGAGGGGAATCACGCGCACTGCGCGCCCGAGAAGTTCCTGGACCGGATCACGGAGGCGGTCGCCTCGCTGGACCCGGCCCGGCTGCCCCACGAGGTCATGCGGCTGCGCAAGGAGGCCCGCTCGCCGGACAAGGGCGACGCCGAGCACTGCGGACACCGGCTGACCCTGTTCTGGGACGGCGCGGAGGGCAGGGCGGACCCACCACTCGCGGCGGGTACGGCGAGCGCGAGCGGAACACGTACGGCACATGCCGCGGGCGCGGCGCATACCACTGGTACGCAGAGCACGAGCACGGGAAGCGGAAGCGGAAGTGGAAGTGGCTGAGATGACCGAGACGTCCTGGCAGATCTACTCGGGAAGCCGCGTCCCGCACGACGGCATCGACCGCCTCCCCGCCCCACCCCCCTGGCGCACCTTCACGGGCGGCCCGCCCCTGCGCACCCCGCCCGGCGACTGCGGAAACGCCCACGCCGCCACCAGTTACCGCCCCGGCACGGACGCCGTCCGCCAGGTCAACGCCGCGCTCTACCTCCGCAGGCCGCTCCTCGTCACGGGCGCCCCCGGCACCGGCAAGTCCTCCCTCGCCTATGCCGTGGCCCACGAGCTGCGCCTCGGCAAGGTCCTGCACTGGCCCATCACCAGCCGCGTCACCCTGCGCGACGGCCTCTACGAGTACGACCCGCTGACCCGCCTGTACGCCGCCGACCGCGCCCGCCACGCGGGTGCCGGGGCGAAGGACGACGACATCGGCGACTACCTGCGCCTTGGCCCGCTCGGCACGGCGCTGCTTCCCTACGACCGCCCCCGCGTCCTGCTCGTCGACGAGATCGACAAGAGCGACATCGACCTGCCCAACGACCTCCTCACCATCTTCGAGAAGGGGTCGTACGAACTCGTCGAGCTGGCCCGCCGCGCGGCCCCCACCGCCAAGGTGATGACGGCCGACAGCACCACTGAACGCGTCGAAATCCGCGATGGCACGGTCACCTGCCGGGCCTTCCCGCTCGTCGTCATGACGAGCAACGGCGAGCGCGAGTTCCCGCCCGCCTTCCTGCGCCGGTGCGTGACCGTGGACCTGAAGCAGCCGGCAAGCATCGGGGAGCTGACCGCGATCGTCCGCGGGCACCTCGGCCCGGTGATCGGCGGCGAGGAGGACGCAGCGCTTCCCGCCGCCGCCCAGGAGATCATCCAGCGCTTCTTCGAGCGGCGTACCAGCGGCCTGCTCGCCAACGACCAGCTCCTGAACGCCATCTACATGTGCCACCACGCCTCCTTCAGCGAACAGCCCCAGACCGTGCGGGAGTTGGCGGACCAGGTGATGCCCTTCCTGAGCGGCGAGGTGGCAGGCGCCGATGGCGATTGACCGGCTGCGGGATGCCTTGGAGGCCCTTGGGCCGCCGGTCACGCCGCTGGAGCTGGCGGAGATGCTGTGGCTCGCGGAGCGGCTGCCGCCCGGCGAGGACGCCGAGGGGCGGGGCGAGGGCCGAGGGGAACGCCGGGACGCCCGGGGGCCGTTCGGTCTCCGGGGCACGGCCGGTGCCCTCGACTCCGCCCTGGCGCGGAGCGCGGACTTCGCGTCCTGCCCGGTCGCCCCGGACGGGAGCGGAGCCGACGACGGGCACGACGGCGGGGACGACGACGGGCACGACGACACGGACAGCGGCGCGCCCCGTGCCGCCCTGCACGTCCCGCGAGGCGGCCCGCACCCCGGCAGCGACGCCGACGAAGTCCTCGTCCCCGCCCCGCAGGCCCTGCGCCACGAACTCGCGATCCAGCGTGCCCTGCGCCCCCTCAAGCAGCGCGTCCCCGACCGGCACCGCCGTACCCTGGACGAGCGGGCCACCGCCGAGCGAGCCTCCCGCCACCCCCGGCCGCGCCCCTGGGCCCCCGTCATGGTCCCCGCCACCGACCGCCTCCTGAGCCTGGCGCTGGTCGCCGACACGGGCCCGGCCATGACGGTATGGCGCCCCCTCGTCCGCGAGCTGCGGGAGGCGATGCAGCGCACCGGCGCGTTCCGCGACGTACGCGTGTGGCAGCTGACCGACCTCGGCGGGCGCGTCGGCGTCCGGTCCTCGCCCGGCGGTCCGGCGCGCGACCCGGCGGCCCTCGTCGACGCCACGGGCCGCCAGGTCACCCTGGTCCTCAGCGACTGCTCGGGCCCGCACTGGTGGGCCGGCCACGCGGCCCCCGCCCTGCACCTGTGGGCGCGGCGCGGCCCCACGGCGATCCTCCAGCCGCTCCCGGAACGCCTGTGGCGCCGCACCGCCGCCCCCGCCGTCCCCGGCAGGGCGATCGCCTCCCGCGCCGGCGCCCCCAACACGGTGCTGCGCTTCACCCCGCACGACGGCCGCGTGCGGCTCCCGGCGGCCGACGCGCTCCCCGTGCCGGTCCTCGAACTGGCCCCGGAGTGGCTGGCCGACTGGGCCGGGCTGGTGACCGCCTCCGGTGACCACCGCCGGGACACGGCGGTCACGTATGTCAGCTGCGCGCCCGCTCCCCCCGGCCGCCCGCTCACCGCCGAGGGCGACCTGCCGATCACCGAACGCGTCCTGCGCTTCCAGGCCGCGGCCTCGCCCACGGCGGCGGACCTGGCGGCGCACGTCGCGCTTTCGGTGCCCGCGCTGCCGGTGATGCGGCTGATCCAGCAGCGGGTCACGCCCGGTTCACGCCCCAGCGACCTGGCCGAGATCCTGCTGAGCGGCCTCCTGGAGCCCGTCGACGCGGAGCGCGGCCTCTACGACTTCGTGCCGGGTGCGAGAACCGCCCTTCTGGAGACCCTGCCCCGCCCCGAATCGCTGGCGGTGGCCGACCTCCTGGGGCGCCTCGGTGAGGAGATCGAGGCCAGGGCGGGTTCGGCGAGCCGCGCCTTCCGGGCCGTGGTGGAGGTGGCGCAGGGCACCGGGAGCCGTGGCCTCGGCCCGGCGGCACAGCCGTTCGCGCTGGTCAGCGAGGAGGCGTTGGGGCTGCTGCGGGGGCGGGCGATCCGGGTGGCGAAGCGGCCGGTGGAGGAGCCCCGGGACGGGGCCGTGCCGGGGGTGCCCGCCGGGGGCGTGGAGGTGCCGTGGCCGCCCAGCGAGTTCCCCGCGATCAACGAGTTCGTCGCGTCCGGCGAGTTCCGTCCGGTCGGCTCGGTGACGAGTCCGCCGGGGCTCACGAATGTCCCGGAGCCCGCGCGTTTCATCGGCAGGGACAGTGAACGCCGCCGCCTCGACCTCGAGTTGCTTCCCATGGACTCTCCCCACAGCCCTCGGCGAGCGATCGTCGTCCACGGCCCGGCGGGCGTCGGCAAGTCGGCGCTGGCAGCCGTGTGGGCGAGGGGAGTGGCCGCCGGTGACCTGCCCGGCCCCGTGTGGTGGGTGACGGCAGAGTCGCGCGCGTCGATCGCCGACGGCCTTTCGGGCCTCACCCGCGCCTTGCAGCCGTCCGCGCCCGATGCCTTCGCCGGGGGAGGAGGCGCGGAATGGGCCGTGCGGTGGCTGTTCGGCCACTGGGGCTGGACCCTGGTTCTCGACGGGGTGGGGGACCCGGCCGACGTATCCGACCTCCTGCCGCGCCTCGGCACGGGCGGCGCCGTCCTGATCACCAGTCGGGCCGCCGACGGCTGGGAAGGCATCGCCGAGCCGGTGGAGCTGCGCGTACCCGAACTGGACGAGGCCGTCGCGCTGTTGAACGAGTACGCGGGCAGAGCGGTGCCCGGCGCGGACGTCCTGTGCGAAGAACTCGGCCGGCTGCCGCTCGCCGTGGTGAACGCCGGGATGTACCTCGGCGGGACAACCGGCTCCGCCGACCGGTACCGGACGGAGCCGGCCATGCTGGAGGTCGGTGAAGACCTGAGCGGCGAGGACGGCATCAGGGCGCGGCTGCGCGCCGTCGCCGCCGACACCGTGGCGGGCCGGATCCTCCTGGTCCTCGCCTGGTACGGCCCGGAGCCCGTCCCCCGTGACCTGCTGCCCCCCGCGGCGTCCGGGCGCGACGGTCTCCACGCCCTGGATTTCCTGGCCGCCCGCGAGCTGATCCAGCTCTCCTCCGACGCGGTGGTCCTGCCCGTCCTGGTCGCCGCCGAGGCGCGTACCCCGGACGACGATCACCGCGTCCGTAGTCCGAGGATGATCGACGACGCCCGGCTCACGGCGGCCCTCTGCCTCCGGAACGCGCTCCCGCAGGAGGTGGAGGACCCCCGGACCTGGCCCCGCTGGCGGCAGTTGCTGCCGCACATCGACGCCCTGCTCGAACACGGCAGGTCCGTGGACGACAACCGCCACTTCGTCTCGCTCCTGACGCGTTCGGCCCGATTCCTGCTGTCCCAGGGCGAATCGGAGAAGGCCGTGGCCTTCTTGTGGCGGGCGGTGCGCGACCGCGAGAGGATGTCCGGCCCCCAGGCGCCGAAGACGCTCGCGGTGGCGGCGCAGCTCGCGGGCGCGTACCGCGCGAACGGCACGACGATCCGGGCGATCCGCCAGTACGAGAACGTCCTGGACGCGCTGCGCGCGAAGGGGCGCGGCGAGGAAGATCCCGACGTCCTGGAGCTGAGGGCGGAACTCGCCGTCACCCACCACCTGTCGGGAGAGCCGGACCACGCCGTGAGCGAACTGCGCGAGGTGTGCCACATCGCCGGCCGCGTCCTCGGCGACGACCACCCGAAGACCCTGACGATGCGGGCACGGCTCGCCGACGCCCACCTGGCGGCGGGGGAGCCCGGCGCCGCCGTCGCCCTGTACGAACAGACGGCCGCCGCCTGTCGGCGGATCTACGGCGACGACGCCCCGCACACGCTCGCCGTGCGCACGGAGCTGGCCTTCGCTCACGGGGCGGCCGGCGACATGCCCCATGCGACGGAGCTCCTGGAGCAGGTGGCGCTGGACTGCCGGCGGCTGCACGGCCTGGACCACCCCCGCACGTTCACGGCCCTGTCCGACCTTGCCTCGTGGTACGCGCGCGCCGACATGACCGGTCATGCCGTCGAGTTGTACGACGAGGTACTGGCCCGCGGTACCGCCCTCTTCGGGGAGCTCCACCCGTACACACTCGCCGTGCGGCAGTCACTGGCCGAGGCCTGGCTGAGCCACGGGGACGCGGCACGGGCGGTCCCGCTGCTGGAGCACGTGCTCTCCGTCAGGGAACCGGCGCTGGGGGAAGACCATCCGGACACGCTCCTGACCGTCGACTCCCTCGCGGCGGCGTACGGTGCCGGCGGCGCCCGGCACAAGCAGGCGGCCCTCTACGAACGCGCCCTCACCGCTCGCCTCAGGGTGCTGACGGAGAACGACCCCGAGACCCTGAAGTCCTACGACCGGCTCGCCAACGCCGTGGACGCCGGGGACGGCCGGGAGATCGCGCTCCGCTCCAAGGCCCATCACGGCCGGGTGCGGACGCTGGGAGAGGACCATCCGGAGACCCTGGACGCGCTGGACCGACTCGCGTACGCGCGGCTGGAGGCGGGCGACACGGCCGAGGCGCTCTCGCTGCTGCGGCACTCCCTGGACCTGCGACGTGCCACCGGGAGGCCCGCCGACTCCGCCGCCCTGCGGGTGCTCGGGACACTGGCGCAGATCCACTTGAGCGACGGCGACCCCTCGCGCGCGGCCGCCGTGTACGCGGAAGCCTACGAATACGCGAGGACCGTCCTCGGGGAGGGGCCGGCGGCGGATGTCCTGCTGGAGCGGGCCCTGGCGCACCTGAAGTCCGTCCTCGGCCCCCGCCACCGCGAAGTGCGCGCCCTGAAAAAGCGGTCGGCCCGCCCCCGCTGACCCCGAAGGGCCGGCGCGGACGGGCCGTACGCGACCGGAGGGTTACACGACGTCGAACGTCGCCGGGTCCGGGCCGATGCGACGGTCCTCGTTCAGGGCGGAGATGGCCGCCATGTCCTCGGGGTCGAGCTCGAAGTCGAAGACGTCGATGTTCTCCTTGATCCGGGACGGGGTCACGGACTTGGGGATCACGACGTTGCCCAGCTGGATGTGCCAGCGCAGGACGATCTGCGCGGGCGTGCGGCCGTGCTTCCGCGCGATCGCGACGATCGCGGGAACCTCCAGGAGCCCCTTGCCCTGGCCGAGCGGCGACCACGCCTCGGTGGCGATGCCCTGCTCGGCGTGGTACTCGCGGGAGACGTGCTGCTGGAGGTGCGGGTGCAGCTCGATCTGGTTGACGGCGGGGATGACCGACGTCTCGGCGAGCAGCCGCTCCAGGTGCTCGGGCAGGAAGTTCGAGACACCGATGGACGTGGCGCGGCCATCGGCGTGGATCTTCTCGAACGCCTTGTAGGTGTCCACGTAGCTGTCCTTGGAGGGCAGCGGCCAGTGGATCAGGTACAGGTCGACATAGTCGAGACCCAGCTTCTCCAGCGAGGTGTCGAAGGCGCGGAGCGTCGAGTCGTAGCCCTGGTCGCCGTTCCAGAGCTTCGTGGTGACGAACAGCTCCTCGCGGGCCACGCCGGAGGCGGCGATGGCCTTGCCCGTGCCCTCTTCATTGCCGTAGATCGCCGCGGTGTCGATACTGCGGTACCCGGCCTCCAGGGCCGTCGCGACCGCCGTTGCCGCCTCGTCGTCCGGCACCTGCCAGACACCGAAACCGAGCTGGGGCATCTCGACGCCGTTGTTCAGGATGATCGGGGGGACCTTGCTCACGAGCTCTCGATCCTTAAGTCGTCGGGTGGTACTCCCATGGTCAACGATCAGGACCGGTGCCGCATTCCTGAACCGGGCGACGCGATCCCGACCGCCGATTGGCCGGATGTCGAAGCGACCCGGAGGTCAAGTCGGTCCGGACCATTGACGGTGTCCCGTCATGCCGAGACCCTATGACGCGGCACTGAACGCGGGACACTCATGTGAACGCTACAAGCATGTCCCCGCCCCGCGCTCCGTGGCTCGTCCTGAACCCCCACCTCTTCAGGAAAGGCGGCGTCATGCCGATGTCTATGTCCATGCCTACACCCACGACGTCCATGCCCGCGTCCACCATCATGCCCACCATCCGGCCCGAGCAGTCCCGGCCGACGCTCCCGCACCGCGCCGCTCCCGCGCACGGCGACTGGCAGAGCCCCGACTACGCCGTCGTCGACACCGCGCTCGAAGTCACCGCCTACCGTCTCGCCGACCGGTAGACCCGCCGCCATGCTGCTGCAGGTGCTCGGCACCGCGGCGGGCGGCGGACTGCCCCAGTGGAACTGCGCGTGCCCCGGTTGCGCCGGGGCACGCGCCCACCCGGCACGCCGCCGCCGGCACGCCGCGCTCGCCGTCCGCGCGGGCGAGGACCGCTGGTACCTCGTCAACGCCACCCCCGACCTCGCCGACCAGATCGAGGCAACCCCGGACCTGCACCCCGGCGCGGGACCCGGTACGGGCTCCGGTGCGGGCCCCGCCGGTCAGACCCCCGACACGCGGCACACCCCCGTCGCCGGAGTCGTCCTGACCGACGCCGAACTCGACCACACCCTGGGCCTCGCCCGGCTCCGCGAGGCCCGCGACGGCGTCGACGTCATCGCGACCGCGCCCGTGCGCGACGCGGTGCGCGAAGGGCTGCGGCTCGACGCGCTCCTGGAGCCCTACACGCCCGTACGGTGGCGGGAGCTGACCGCCGACCCCGGACTGCCGCTGGACGGGAGCGGCGGGATCCACGTCGCCGCCGTGCCGGTTTCGGCCAAGCGGCCGCGGTACGCCGCCGGGACAGGGCCCGAGACCGACACCTGGTCGGTCGCGCTGCGCCTGACCGAGACCGCCACCGGCCGCACCGCGCTCTACGCCCCGGCCCTCGCCGTCTGGAGCGAGGCCTTCGAGAAGGCCGCCCGGGACGCCGACTGCGTCATCGTCGACGGCACCTTCTGGGACGACGGCGAACCGGTGCGCGCCGGATTCACCGACCGCACCGCCACCGCGATGGGCCACCTCCCCGTCACGGGCCCCGCCGGAACGGCACACCGCCTGGCCGAACTGCCGGGCCGCTGCCTCTACACCCACCTCAACAACACCAACCCCCTCGGCGACCCGCACGCCGAGCAGCACGGACTCCTCGCCCGGTGGGGACTGGAAGTCGCCGCCGACGGGATGGTGATCGAGCTGTGACGACCACGGCCACCCTGACGGACGAGGCCCCATGGACCCCGGACGAACTCACCGACCGGCTGCGCGCCGTCTCCGCCGCGCGCTATCACGACCGGCACCCCTTCAACGTACGCATGCACGAAGGCACCCTCACCCGTGAGGAGCTGCGCCGCTGGATCACCAACCGGTTCCACTACCAGCGGCACATCCCCGTCAAGGACGCCCTGATCCTCGCCAAGTTCGACGACCCCGCGCTCCGCCGGGGCTGGCTGCGCCGGATCCAGGACCACGACGGGGAGCGGGACGGCACCGGCGGCATCGAACGCTGGCTGCGGCTCGGCGAGGCCGCCGGGATCGACCGGCGGCAACTCCGCGACGCGTCACAGGTGTTGCCCGGCGTACGGCTCGCCGTCGACGGCTACGTCAACTTCTGCCGGCTCAGCCCCGCCCTCGACGCCGTCGCCGCCTCCCTCACCGAGCTCTCCGCGCCCGGCCTGATGCGGACCCGGATCGCCGCATTCGAACGGCACTACCCGTGGATCGACGCGGCCGGCCTCGCCTACTTCCGCACACGCGTCGGACAGGGCGGCCGCGACGGGCAGGAGGCGCTCGGCCTCGTCCTGGCGTGGGCGCGCACCCGCGAGGAACAGGAACGGGCGGTCGCCGCCCTCGCGTTCAAGTGCGACGTCCTCTGGTCACTGCTCGACGCCGTCGACCACGGGCCGGGAGGCATCACATGACCGCCCCCGACGGCGTACGCGAAGGGGTACGCCGCACATGGCGCCCCGCGCTCGTCCGCTCCGTCCTGCTCCGGCACGACCGGGTACGCGGCGTCGACCTCCTGGTGCTGCCCGAACGCGTCGTCGTACTGCGGGGCGCCGGGGGATCCATCGTGGCCCTGTGCGACGGCGAGCGCGACGTCACCGGCATCGTCACCGAGCTGGCGCGCCGCCACCCCGACGCACCCGTGGCCGAGGAAGTACCGCTGTTCCTCG is a genomic window containing:
- the pqqD gene encoding pyrroloquinoline quinone biosynthesis peptide chaperone PqqD, which produces MTAPDGVREGVRRTWRPALVRSVLLRHDRVRGVDLLVLPERVVVLRGAGGSIVALCDGERDVTGIVTELARRHPDAPVAEEVPLFLARLRSEGWLR
- a CDS encoding MBL fold metallo-hydrolase; the protein is MLLQVLGTAAGGGLPQWNCACPGCAGARAHPARRRRHAALAVRAGEDRWYLVNATPDLADQIEATPDLHPGAGPGTGSGAGPAGQTPDTRHTPVAGVVLTDAELDHTLGLARLREARDGVDVIATAPVRDAVREGLRLDALLEPYTPVRWRELTADPGLPLDGSGGIHVAAVPVSAKRPRYAAGTGPETDTWSVALRLTETATGRTALYAPALAVWSEAFEKAARDADCVIVDGTFWDDGEPVRAGFTDRTATAMGHLPVTGPAGTAHRLAELPGRCLYTHLNNTNPLGDPHAEQHGLLARWGLEVAADGMVIEL
- a CDS encoding aldo/keto reductase; translated protein: MPQLGFGVWQVPDDEAATAVATALEAGYRSIDTAAIYGNEEGTGKAIAASGVAREELFVTTKLWNGDQGYDSTLRAFDTSLEKLGLDYVDLYLIHWPLPSKDSYVDTYKAFEKIHADGRATSIGVSNFLPEHLERLLAETSVIPAVNQIELHPHLQQHVSREYHAEQGIATEAWSPLGQGKGLLEVPAIVAIARKHGRTPAQIVLRWHIQLGNVVIPKSVTPSRIKENIDVFDFELDPEDMAAISALNEDRRIGPDPATFDVV
- the pqqC gene encoding pyrroloquinoline-quinone synthase PqqC; the protein is MTTTATLTDEAPWTPDELTDRLRAVSAARYHDRHPFNVRMHEGTLTREELRRWITNRFHYQRHIPVKDALILAKFDDPALRRGWLRRIQDHDGERDGTGGIERWLRLGEAAGIDRRQLRDASQVLPGVRLAVDGYVNFCRLSPALDAVAASLTELSAPGLMRTRIAAFERHYPWIDAAGLAYFRTRVGQGGRDGQEALGLVLAWARTREEQERAVAALAFKCDVLWSLLDAVDHGPGGIT
- a CDS encoding MoxR family ATPase, with protein sequence MTETSWQIYSGSRVPHDGIDRLPAPPPWRTFTGGPPLRTPPGDCGNAHAATSYRPGTDAVRQVNAALYLRRPLLVTGAPGTGKSSLAYAVAHELRLGKVLHWPITSRVTLRDGLYEYDPLTRLYAADRARHAGAGAKDDDIGDYLRLGPLGTALLPYDRPRVLLVDEIDKSDIDLPNDLLTIFEKGSYELVELARRAAPTAKVMTADSTTERVEIRDGTVTCRAFPLVVMTSNGEREFPPAFLRRCVTVDLKQPASIGELTAIVRGHLGPVIGGEEDAALPAAAQEIIQRFFERRTSGLLANDQLLNAIYMCHHASFSEQPQTVRELADQVMPFLSGEVAGADGD
- a CDS encoding trypsin-like peptidase domain-containing protein gives rise to the protein MHWRARIATADGVPRGAGVLVDGARLITCAHVVDGLTEVSVTLPGVAEALPAAVAWTGDWRCLGDRGDVAVVELGEPVGVPPCAFAPLDLLRPREGQGTRELRALGFPFGHEKDGTHVTLRTSADRLLGQEWLEIDVEQAHLQRLGEGFSGAAVYDPGSRLVVGIVTDALLDGDQEGYIGRMLPLDTIRRHWEALDDLLPLDWLPDMPRRELRALFDGVRLDPGTLELTVRRAFPTFRRPLPAFHSAWHAIRYVGEELTGEERLSRLLRELGRTGAAGVDAGPWLRRWMPERYDEAAHAGPAARPAAPPTGSVVFRAQSMTRGGAIDLSVSTVVDGVPVGRAGPVRVRRQHLRTKTEALLAEQIGGVHGVDWMLEFVVPEGLMSEPFEEWQIREPGAARPRPMRMVPVVVRHLDRLEPLLASHLAGRRWATVRARGETRPRRVECGLPYGYEEFHDWLDADDQLCALAYAATPAPDWLSAALDTGVPIMLWRRRDCGVGNGEGNHAHCAPEKFLDRITEAVASLDPARLPHEVMRLRKEARSPDKGDAEHCGHRLTLFWDGAEGRADPPLAAGTASASGTRTAHAAGAAHTTGTQSTSTGSGSGSGSG
- a CDS encoding pyrroloquinoline quinone precursor peptide PqqA gives rise to the protein MPASTIMPTIRPEQSRPTLPHRAAPAHGDWQSPDYAVVDTALEVTAYRLADR
- a CDS encoding SAV_2336 N-terminal domain-related protein, coding for MAIDRLRDALEALGPPVTPLELAEMLWLAERLPPGEDAEGRGEGRGERRDARGPFGLRGTAGALDSALARSADFASCPVAPDGSGADDGHDGGDDDGHDDTDSGAPRAALHVPRGGPHPGSDADEVLVPAPQALRHELAIQRALRPLKQRVPDRHRRTLDERATAERASRHPRPRPWAPVMVPATDRLLSLALVADTGPAMTVWRPLVRELREAMQRTGAFRDVRVWQLTDLGGRVGVRSSPGGPARDPAALVDATGRQVTLVLSDCSGPHWWAGHAAPALHLWARRGPTAILQPLPERLWRRTAAPAVPGRAIASRAGAPNTVLRFTPHDGRVRLPAADALPVPVLELAPEWLADWAGLVTASGDHRRDTAVTYVSCAPAPPGRPLTAEGDLPITERVLRFQAAASPTAADLAAHVALSVPALPVMRLIQQRVTPGSRPSDLAEILLSGLLEPVDAERGLYDFVPGARTALLETLPRPESLAVADLLGRLGEEIEARAGSASRAFRAVVEVAQGTGSRGLGPAAQPFALVSEEALGLLRGRAIRVAKRPVEEPRDGAVPGVPAGGVEVPWPPSEFPAINEFVASGEFRPVGSVTSPPGLTNVPEPARFIGRDSERRRLDLELLPMDSPHSPRRAIVVHGPAGVGKSALAAVWARGVAAGDLPGPVWWVTAESRASIADGLSGLTRALQPSAPDAFAGGGGAEWAVRWLFGHWGWTLVLDGVGDPADVSDLLPRLGTGGAVLITSRAADGWEGIAEPVELRVPELDEAVALLNEYAGRAVPGADVLCEELGRLPLAVVNAGMYLGGTTGSADRYRTEPAMLEVGEDLSGEDGIRARLRAVAADTVAGRILLVLAWYGPEPVPRDLLPPAASGRDGLHALDFLAARELIQLSSDAVVLPVLVAAEARTPDDDHRVRSPRMIDDARLTAALCLRNALPQEVEDPRTWPRWRQLLPHIDALLEHGRSVDDNRHFVSLLTRSARFLLSQGESEKAVAFLWRAVRDRERMSGPQAPKTLAVAAQLAGAYRANGTTIRAIRQYENVLDALRAKGRGEEDPDVLELRAELAVTHHLSGEPDHAVSELREVCHIAGRVLGDDHPKTLTMRARLADAHLAAGEPGAAVALYEQTAAACRRIYGDDAPHTLAVRTELAFAHGAAGDMPHATELLEQVALDCRRLHGLDHPRTFTALSDLASWYARADMTGHAVELYDEVLARGTALFGELHPYTLAVRQSLAEAWLSHGDAARAVPLLEHVLSVREPALGEDHPDTLLTVDSLAAAYGAGGARHKQAALYERALTARLRVLTENDPETLKSYDRLANAVDAGDGREIALRSKAHHGRVRTLGEDHPETLDALDRLAYARLEAGDTAEALSLLRHSLDLRRATGRPADSAALRVLGTLAQIHLSDGDPSRAAAVYAEAYEYARTVLGEGPAADVLLERALAHLKSVLGPRHREVRALKKRSARPR